A region of Catenibacterium mitsuokai DNA encodes the following proteins:
- a CDS encoding DUF871 domain-containing protein: MHRLGISVYPEKSTQKEVYDYLELAAKYGFSRIFTCLLSVNDPKEKIMKDFGEFMDKAHSLGYVVAVDTNPEVFKHLGATYSDLKPFHDMGVDIIRLDGSFGTTGDIQVTRNPYNIQIEFNGSMDQGVELLLEQGGNKDQVIICHNFFPERYSGLDWNYFVNFNAYWKSLNLHTAAFVSSNQPHTHGPWNVFCGLPTVEILRGLPIDLQARLMLATGDVDDIIIGNAYASEEELKALSEVDYQNICFKIDEVEGLSDVEKEIIYDYYPHWDRYDHSSFFLRSSGSRVKYKNESIPHRETEQKMFHRGDVLIVNDNLAHYRGELEIALRDIPNDGERNLCGHVKEEEMMFLDMIEPGHYFKIIK, translated from the coding sequence ATGCATCGCTTAGGAATTTCAGTTTATCCTGAAAAATCAACTCAGAAAGAAGTTTATGATTACTTAGAACTTGCTGCTAAGTATGGCTTCTCAAGAATCTTTACTTGTTTATTATCAGTGAATGATCCGAAAGAAAAGATCATGAAGGACTTTGGAGAATTCATGGATAAGGCACATTCTTTAGGTTATGTAGTTGCAGTAGACACTAACCCAGAAGTATTTAAACATTTAGGAGCTACTTATAGTGATTTAAAACCATTCCATGATATGGGTGTAGATATCATCCGTTTAGATGGTTCATTTGGTACTACAGGAGATATCCAGGTTACTAGAAACCCTTATAATATTCAGATTGAATTCAACGGTTCTATGGACCAGGGTGTTGAATTATTATTAGAACAGGGTGGAAACAAGGATCAGGTTATTATCTGTCATAACTTCTTCCCAGAAAGATATTCTGGTTTAGACTGGAACTATTTCGTTAACTTCAATGCTTATTGGAAATCATTAAATCTTCATACAGCTGCATTCGTATCAAGTAACCAGCCACATACACATGGTCCTTGGAATGTATTCTGTGGATTACCAACAGTAGAAATCTTAAGAGGTCTTCCAATTGACTTACAGGCTCGTTTAATGCTTGCAACTGGAGACGTTGATGATATTATTATTGGTAATGCTTATGCTTCAGAAGAAGAGTTAAAAGCTTTATCAGAAGTTGATTACCAGAACATCTGCTTCAAGATTGATGAAGTAGAAGGTTTATCAGATGTAGAAAAGGAAATCATTTATGATTACTATCCACATTGGGACCGTTATGATCATTCTTCATTCTTCTTACGTTCATCTGGAAGCAGAGTAAAGTATAAGAATGAAAGTATCCCACATCGTGAAACAGAACAGAAGATGTTCCATCGTGGTGATGTATTAATCGTTAATGATAATTTAGCTCATTATCGTGGTGAATTAGAAATCGCATTAAGAGATATTCCAAATGATGGTGAAAGAAACCTTTGTGGTCATGTAAAAGAAGAAGAAATGATGTTCTTAGACATGATTGAACCAGGTCACTATTTCAAGATTATTAAATAA
- a CDS encoding alpha-glucoside-specific PTS transporter subunit IIBC, with the protein MLQKIQRFGGAMFTPVMLFAFAGVTIGIGTLFTTEAIMGGLADPSSLWYQIWNVILQGGWTVFNQLPLLFVVGLPIGLAKKQQARCCMEALVLYLTFQYFLNTILSQWGPAFGVNFAAKIGGTSGLTTIASIKTLDMGMIGALLISCIVVYLHNKFFDTKLPEWLGTFSGSSFVVIVGFFALLPVAFLSAWLWPMIQNGMRAFQVFVISAGSIGVWIFIFMERVLIPFGLHHLLYFPFFYDSAIVNGGVLSAWAKLLPHMAASTASLKSMAPWAWPTLTGLSKIFGCPGIALAFYATAKKEKKTKIAGLLIPITLTAIFCGITEPIEFTFLFVAPVLFVVHAVLAATLATTAYALGVVGVLSGGLIEMSALNYIPLMAAHWPTYLTLLIVGLAFTGIYFVVFRFLILKFDFKTPGREDDEEITFHSKKEFREKQSGGQTTNSAEKPSLAAAILEGLGGKDNVIDVTNCATRLRVNVKDETLVQSDAYFKSVGAHGLKATKKNIQVIVGLSVPSVREEFESLL; encoded by the coding sequence ATGTTACAAAAAATCCAGCGTTTCGGTGGTGCAATGTTCACACCAGTTATGTTATTTGCCTTTGCGGGGGTAACAATTGGAATCGGTACATTGTTTACTACTGAAGCCATCATGGGAGGTCTGGCTGATCCAAGTTCATTGTGGTATCAGATTTGGAACGTTATTCTTCAGGGAGGATGGACAGTATTCAATCAGTTACCATTACTCTTTGTAGTTGGCTTACCAATCGGACTTGCCAAAAAACAGCAGGCTAGATGCTGTATGGAAGCTCTAGTACTTTACTTAACATTCCAGTACTTCCTAAATACTATCTTAAGTCAGTGGGGACCAGCGTTTGGTGTAAACTTCGCTGCCAAGATTGGTGGTACAAGTGGTCTTACAACAATCGCTAGTATCAAGACTTTAGATATGGGGATGATTGGAGCGTTGTTAATCTCATGTATCGTTGTTTATTTACACAATAAGTTCTTCGATACTAAACTACCTGAATGGTTAGGAACATTCAGTGGTTCATCATTTGTTGTTATTGTTGGGTTCTTTGCTTTATTACCAGTTGCATTCCTATCTGCTTGGTTATGGCCAATGATTCAGAATGGTATGCGTGCATTCCAGGTATTCGTTATTAGCGCAGGATCAATTGGGGTATGGATCTTCATCTTTATGGAACGTGTGCTTATTCCATTTGGATTACATCACTTACTATACTTCCCATTCTTCTATGATTCAGCAATCGTCAATGGTGGTGTTCTCTCAGCATGGGCAAAGCTATTGCCTCACATGGCAGCATCAACTGCTTCATTAAAATCAATGGCACCTTGGGCATGGCCAACTCTTACAGGTTTATCTAAGATCTTTGGTTGTCCAGGTATCGCTCTTGCATTCTATGCAACAGCGAAGAAAGAAAAGAAAACAAAGATTGCCGGTTTATTAATTCCAATTACTTTAACTGCAATCTTCTGTGGTATTACAGAACCAATTGAATTTACATTCTTATTCGTTGCACCAGTACTATTTGTTGTACATGCAGTACTTGCTGCAACACTCGCTACTACAGCTTATGCATTAGGTGTAGTTGGGGTATTATCTGGTGGCTTAATTGAAATGTCAGCACTTAACTATATTCCATTAATGGCTGCACATTGGCCAACATACTTAACATTATTAATCGTTGGTCTTGCATTTACAGGTATTTACTTCGTTGTATTTAGATTCTTAATATTAAAATTTGACTTTAAAACTCCAGGCCGTGAAGATGATGAAGAAATCACATTCCACAGCAAGAAAGAGTTTAGAGAAAAACAGTCTGGTGGACAGACTACTAATAGTGCAGAAAAGCCAAGTTTAGCTGCTGCAATATTAGAAGGATTAGGTGGCAAGGATAATGTCATTGATGTGACTAACTGTGCTACACGTTTAAGAGTAAATGTTAAAGATGAAACTTTAGTTCAATCTGATGCATACTTTAAGTCTGTTGGTGCTCATGGCTTAAAGGCAACTAAAAAGAATATCCAGGTTATTGTTGGATTATCAGTACCAAGTGTAAGAGAAGAATTTGAGTCATTACTATAA
- a CDS encoding 6-phospho-alpha-glucosidase, whose amino-acid sequence MEKKYSVVIAGGGSTFTPGICLLLLDHMDRFPIRKIKFYDNFAERQETVAKACEIYVKENAPEIEFSYTTDPEEAFTDVDFVMCHIRVGLYAMREKDEKIPMKYNVVGQETCGPGGIAYGMRSIGGVIEILDYMEKYSPNAWMLNYSNPAAIVAEATRRLRPNSKILNICDMPVDLEEKMANMVGLKSRKEMNVGYYGLNHFGWWHKIEDKEGNDLMPEIKKHMAANGFADALSNTNQHVEQSWIETFAKAKDVYALDPDTIPNTYLKYYLFPDYVVEHTDPNHTRANEVMEHREKHVFTACRNIIEKGTAVNGGFEPDAHAEYIVDLACAIAKNTKEKMLLIVPNGGAIENFDSTAMVEIPCIVGKNGYEKICQGSIPQFQKGLMEQQVSVEKLVVDAWITGSYQKLWQAITLSKTVPSARVAKLILDDLIEANKDFWPELK is encoded by the coding sequence ATGGAAAAGAAATATTCAGTAGTTATTGCAGGTGGAGGTAGTACTTTCACACCAGGTATTTGTTTATTGTTATTAGATCATATGGATCGTTTCCCAATCAGAAAGATCAAATTCTATGATAACTTTGCAGAACGTCAGGAAACAGTCGCAAAGGCTTGTGAAATCTATGTAAAAGAGAATGCTCCAGAAATCGAATTCTCATATACAACAGATCCAGAAGAAGCTTTCACAGATGTTGATTTCGTAATGTGTCATATTCGTGTAGGTTTATATGCAATGCGTGAAAAAGATGAAAAGATCCCAATGAAATACAATGTTGTTGGTCAGGAAACTTGTGGCCCTGGTGGTATTGCTTATGGTATGCGTTCAATTGGTGGTGTTATCGAAATTCTTGACTATATGGAAAAATATTCACCAAATGCTTGGATGTTAAACTATTCAAATCCAGCTGCTATCGTTGCTGAAGCAACTAGAAGATTACGTCCTAACTCTAAAATCCTAAATATCTGTGATATGCCAGTTGACCTTGAAGAAAAGATGGCTAACATGGTAGGATTAAAATCTCGTAAAGAAATGAATGTTGGATACTATGGATTAAACCACTTTGGCTGGTGGCATAAGATTGAAGATAAAGAAGGTAATGATTTAATGCCTGAAATCAAGAAGCATATGGCTGCAAATGGTTTCGCAGATGCTTTATCTAACACAAATCAGCATGTAGAACAGAGCTGGATTGAAACATTCGCAAAAGCGAAAGATGTATATGCACTAGATCCAGACACTATTCCAAATACTTATTTAAAATACTACTTATTCCCAGACTATGTAGTAGAACATACAGACCCTAACCATACTCGTGCAAACGAAGTTATGGAACATCGTGAAAAACATGTCTTCACAGCTTGTAGAAATATTATTGAAAAGGGTACAGCAGTTAATGGTGGATTTGAACCAGATGCACATGCAGAATACATCGTTGACTTAGCTTGCGCTATTGCTAAGAATACTAAAGAAAAGATGTTATTAATTGTTCCTAACGGAGGTGCAATTGAAAACTTCGACAGTACTGCAATGGTAGAAATTCCTTGTATCGTAGGTAAGAATGGTTACGAAAAGATCTGTCAGGGTTCTATCCCACAATTCCAGAAGGGCTTAATGGAACAGCAGGTATCAGTAGAAAAACTTGTTGTTGATGCATGGATTACAGGAAGCTATCAGAAATTATGGCAGGCAATCACTCTATCTAAGACAGTACCAAGTGCTAGAGTTGCTAAATTAATTCTTGATGATTTAATTGAAGCAAACAAAGACTTCTGGCCTGAATTAAAATAA
- a CDS encoding PTS sugar transporter subunit IIA produces the protein MANGRSVAIEDVPDEVFATKMMGDGIAVIPDEGKIYAPCNGTISMVMDNTKHALGIKTEDGLEMLIHVGLDTVNLLGEGFETHVTTGNQVETGELLISYDKDKLEKEGINDITMLVIVKPGDHKIVNYHTDKDVRIVDTPLIEYE, from the coding sequence ATGGCAAACGGCAGAAGCGTTGCCATTGAAGATGTACCTGATGAAGTGTTTGCAACAAAGATGATGGGCGATGGCATTGCTGTAATTCCTGATGAAGGAAAAATTTATGCACCATGTAATGGTACAATATCTATGGTGATGGATAATACAAAGCATGCTTTAGGAATTAAGACTGAAGACGGGTTAGAGATGCTGATCCATGTAGGGTTAGATACAGTTAATTTACTTGGTGAAGGTTTTGAAACGCATGTTACTACTGGCAATCAGGTAGAAACAGGCGAATTGTTGATTTCTTATGATAAAGATAAGTTAGAAAAAGAAGGAATCAATGATATTACAATGCTGGTTATTGTAAAACCTGGTGATCATAAAATAGTGAATTACCATACTGATAAAGATGTTCGTATAGTTGACACTCCCTTAATTGAATACGAATAA
- a CDS encoding MurR/RpiR family transcriptional regulator codes for MRLEELVNKNYQSLNENDLYIWNYIIRHRKECERLSIDDLASKCNVSRSTILRFSKRLGLKGYAELKVFLRIDNQMADKSAIADNMYNFYVDTLKQYREYNYRGIVESIYNAKNLYVHGTGTIQNHAANHLKRAFSSAGKLFLDIDAFADFSAYTDLLERGDIFIAISYSGENRHLLDYINQLKLNGVIIVALTVNKESTLSHLADYNLHVKLFSIMTHRDRMEDLAGNYFILIDFLVAYYMEYVKRRGEQ; via the coding sequence ATGAGATTAGAAGAACTAGTAAATAAGAACTATCAATCGCTTAATGAAAATGATCTTTATATATGGAATTATATCATTCGTCATAGAAAAGAATGTGAACGTTTATCCATAGATGATCTGGCTTCAAAATGTAATGTATCACGTAGTACGATATTACGCTTTTCTAAACGTTTAGGATTAAAAGGCTATGCGGAATTAAAGGTCTTTTTACGCATTGATAATCAGATGGCTGATAAAAGTGCTATTGCAGATAATATGTATAACTTTTATGTAGATACTTTGAAACAGTATAGAGAGTATAATTATCGTGGTATTGTAGAAAGTATTTATAATGCGAAGAACTTATATGTTCATGGTACAGGGACTATTCAAAATCATGCTGCAAATCATTTGAAGCGTGCATTTTCTTCTGCAGGAAAACTATTTCTTGATATAGATGCATTTGCAGATTTTAGTGCTTATACAGATTTGCTTGAAAGAGGTGATATTTTTATCGCAATTTCTTATTCAGGCGAAAATAGGCACTTATTAGATTATATTAATCAATTGAAGCTAAATGGTGTTATTATTGTGGCTCTTACAGTGAATAAAGAAAGTACATTATCGCATCTTGCTGATTATAATCTACATGTAAAATTATTTTCCATTATGACTCATAGGGATAGAATGGAAGATCTGGCAGGAAACTACTTTATATTAATTGATTTTCTTGTTGCTTATTATATGGAATATGTAAAAAGACGAGGTGAGCAGTAA
- a CDS encoding MurR/RpiR family transcriptional regulator, giving the protein MSLDKLVESNYAQLNEIDLYIWQYILHHKRECQKISIHELAHECNVSHTSILRFTKKLGLDGFSELKFYIKSLSL; this is encoded by the coding sequence ATGTCTTTAGATAAATTAGTAGAAAGCAACTATGCTCAATTAAATGAAATTGATCTCTATATCTGGCAATATATATTGCATCATAAAAGAGAATGTCAAAAGATTTCTATTCATGAATTGGCACATGAATGCAATGTATCACATACAAGTATATTGCGTTTTACCAAGAAATTGGGGCTAGATGGTTTTAGTGAACTAAAGTTTTATATTAAATCGCTAAGTTTATGA
- a CDS encoding IS1/IS1595 family N-terminal zinc-binding domain-containing protein — protein sequence MITENQVKNYLRSKDKDYVNKLIESLYEQDDEDIDPSHKACPICGSVHFKKNGKDKNRHQRYICLDCHKSFSDRTNTLFYWSHFTLDQWLHFIELELYKMPLEGEAQVLETSKTTCFYMRHKLYHAASEIMGHQKLSGEVEIDTQYKSINLKGTRPQNMPRYSKKRGKQAAYRGISHHKVAIVCATDENDHMMMQVSGLGSESFDKYKANKDYFKDVEEFISDSKASIQQFANYLEAVNNKIKTSPLEKRYLTDDGKSLGAVNEMMTEVSSMIQTTRGVGTRYIQGYLDFLLLKKQAKYTFKRKEMASEILRMMMDTEAFSNEMVRATPMPISLKEAYYEYRYGIFAE from the coding sequence ATGATAACTGAAAACCAGGTAAAAAACTATTTAAGATCTAAGGATAAGGATTATGTAAATAAACTTATCGAATCATTATATGAACAGGATGATGAAGACATTGATCCATCTCATAAGGCATGCCCTATATGTGGTTCAGTCCATTTCAAGAAGAATGGAAAAGATAAGAACAGACATCAGAGATATATCTGTCTTGACTGTCACAAGTCTTTTAGTGATAGAACCAACACCTTATTCTACTGGTCTCATTTTACTTTGGACCAGTGGCTTCACTTCATTGAACTGGAACTATATAAAATGCCTCTAGAGGGTGAGGCTCAAGTCTTAGAGACAAGCAAGACGACCTGCTTCTATATGCGTCATAAACTTTATCATGCAGCATCTGAAATCATGGGTCATCAGAAATTATCTGGTGAAGTTGAAATAGATACACAGTATAAAAGTATAAACCTAAAGGGAACACGTCCTCAAAATATGCCTAGATACTCAAAGAAAAGAGGTAAACAGGCTGCATATAGAGGAATATCTCATCACAAGGTTGCCATTGTCTGTGCTACAGATGAAAATGATCATATGATGATGCAGGTATCAGGTCTTGGAAGTGAGTCATTCGATAAATATAAAGCGAATAAAGACTACTTTAAGGATGTGGAAGAGTTCATATCAGATTCAAAGGCAAGCATACAGCAGTTTGCCAACTATCTTGAAGCAGTAAACAATAAGATAAAGACATCTCCTTTAGAGAAGAGATATCTTACTGATGATGGTAAATCATTAGGAGCTGTCAATGAGATGATGACAGAAGTAAGCTCAATGATACAGACAACAAGAGGCGTTGGCACCAGATACATACAAGGTTATCTAGATTTCCTGCTTCTTAAGAAGCAGGCTAAGTATACATTCAAGAGAAAGGAAATGGCATCTGAGATTCTAAGAATGATGATGGATACTGAGGCTTTCAGTAATGAAATGGTAAGAGCTACACCTATGCCTATTTCACTTAAGGAAGCATATTACGAATATCGTTATGGTATATTCGCTGAATAA
- a CDS encoding SIS domain-containing protein, which produces MIHHAERIFVYGTGVLQNNIANELRRQFLYSNKVLHIAGHGTELDTLISNVTERDMLIIISLSGDNEDAVTLARILKGMKVPRVGLAKTNNCLLSKYCDEMITFKYYTFHLGMTDKLYGCTAQFFLVADFLFLKYLEYLNESK; this is translated from the coding sequence ATGATTCATCACGCTGAACGTATTTTCGTATATGGAACAGGTGTTTTACAAAATAATATAGCCAATGAATTAAGAAGACAGTTTCTTTATTCTAATAAAGTATTGCATATTGCAGGTCATGGGACGGAATTAGATACGCTTATAAGTAATGTGACTGAACGTGATATGCTTATTATTATTTCTCTTTCGGGAGATAATGAAGATGCGGTGACTTTAGCACGTATATTAAAAGGAATGAAAGTACCTAGGGTTGGTTTGGCAAAAACTAACAACTGTTTATTATCTAAATATTGTGATGAGATGATCACTTTTAAGTATTATACATTTCATTTAGGTATGACAGATAAACTTTATGGATGTACAGCTCAATTCTTTCTTGTTGCGGATTTTCTCTTCTTGAAATATTTAGAATATTTAAATGAATCAAAATAA
- a CDS encoding glycoside hydrolase family 1 protein, translated as MSFPKNFLWGGAVAANQCEGAWLEDGKQPNVTDVMVGIGSKDPGIKWNEETKKYEMCLDPNKAYLSHEAIDFYHRYKEDLQLMSGMGFNCFRTSIAWGRIFPNGDEETPNEKGLAFYDDMFETMLELGMEPVITLSHYETPLHLITEYGGWSNRKLIDFWKRYVTTVFNRYKGKVKYWLTFNEVNNMMINPLVAGGVLTIDNPKDPSDPIGSTTEKDKWLAYYNICVANAWTVKLCREIDKDAQVGCMLTCSSVATYPYDCNPDNVFGAYNTVRLNNFYFGDVFCLGEIPGYVKRVWREHDCAPEMREDELQLIKENTVAFFSFSYYRSSTYDQSVVMDGNTGGLKGRANPFVKECSPEPWCWPVDPKGIRYVMNILYDRYHLPLFIVENGIGLDENLDETGHIHDEYRMYYIKEHLKYVHEAILDGVECMGYLYWGPIDVVSAGTGEMKKRYGFVYVDRFNDGHGTLERKLKDSYEEYKEIIETNGDSILHS; from the coding sequence ATGAGTTTTCCAAAGAATTTTTTATGGGGTGGCGCTGTTGCTGCCAATCAATGTGAAGGAGCCTGGCTAGAAGATGGTAAACAACCTAATGTCACTGATGTAATGGTGGGTATTGGTTCTAAGGATCCTGGTATTAAATGGAATGAAGAAACAAAGAAATATGAAATGTGCTTAGATCCTAATAAAGCATACTTAAGTCATGAAGCCATTGACTTCTATCATAGATATAAAGAAGACTTACAATTAATGTCTGGTATGGGCTTTAACTGCTTTAGAACATCTATTGCCTGGGGTAGAATCTTCCCTAACGGGGATGAAGAAACACCTAATGAAAAAGGTTTAGCTTTCTATGATGATATGTTTGAAACAATGTTGGAATTGGGTATGGAACCAGTGATCACATTAAGTCATTATGAAACACCTCTACATCTTATTACAGAATATGGTGGATGGAGTAATCGTAAACTCATTGACTTCTGGAAACGTTACGTAACTACAGTATTCAATAGATACAAGGGTAAAGTAAAATACTGGCTAACATTTAATGAAGTCAATAATATGATGATCAACCCACTAGTGGCAGGTGGAGTATTGACTATTGATAATCCAAAAGATCCAAGTGATCCTATTGGTTCAACAACTGAAAAAGATAAGTGGCTTGCTTACTATAATATCTGTGTAGCCAATGCTTGGACAGTTAAACTATGCCGTGAAATTGATAAAGATGCACAAGTAGGATGTATGTTAACATGTTCATCTGTTGCAACATATCCATATGACTGTAATCCTGATAATGTCTTTGGGGCATATAATACAGTAAGATTAAATAATTTCTATTTTGGTGATGTCTTCTGTTTAGGAGAAATTCCTGGTTATGTAAAACGTGTATGGAGAGAACATGACTGTGCACCTGAAATGAGAGAAGATGAATTACAGTTAATAAAAGAAAATACAGTCGCATTCTTCTCATTTAGTTATTATCGTTCTAGTACATATGATCAGTCTGTTGTTATGGATGGTAATACAGGTGGATTAAAAGGACGTGCTAATCCATTTGTAAAGGAATGTTCACCAGAACCTTGGTGCTGGCCAGTTGATCCAAAAGGTATCCGTTATGTTATGAATATCCTCTATGATCGTTATCATTTACCACTCTTTATTGTAGAAAATGGTATTGGATTAGATGAAAATTTAGATGAAACAGGACATATTCATGATGAATATAGAATGTACTATATCAAGGAACATTTAAAATATGTTCATGAAGCCATTCTAGATGGTGTTGAATGTATGGGTTACTTATATTGGGGACCTATTGATGTTGTTTCTGCAGGTACTGGAGAAATGAAGAAGCGTTATGGTTTTGTCTATGTTGATCGTTTTAATGATGGACATGGAACACTTGAAAGAAAACTAAAAGATTCTTATGAAGAATATAAAGAAATCATTGAAACAAATGGAGACTCTATTCTTCATTCTTAA
- a CDS encoding M29 family metallopeptidase, translating into MNINEGARIVVEDWLHLTKDNLVYFVTDETKLKEADAFLKACNHIGANCKVVQLKSHEIQNGKSIDDLKWEMAKADAIVGATNYSFITTDAVNYALSRGAQFLSMPMSTNNGESLFEQEFLKMDPDEATMLGMPMFWELRDAKTIHVTTKRGTDLTFDITDRFPGIFHGSLWEVGKCSSSSFEIYIPPVEYHTNGTLILDGSMGYIGIVDKPVEIKIENGYITYIEDTEDGRKLKEYLESFDDLEMYCAAEFGIGLNTISKCRGASYIEDESAFGTFHIGFGRNLALGGSHNARGHFDLVTHNPTIIVDDKVIMKDGHAKAIQPIEWGVL; encoded by the coding sequence ATGAATATAAATGAAGGAGCAAGAATAGTTGTGGAAGACTGGCTCCATCTTACAAAAGATAATTTAGTATATTTTGTAACAGATGAAACAAAACTTAAAGAAGCAGATGCCTTCTTAAAAGCATGTAATCATATTGGTGCTAATTGTAAGGTTGTCCAGTTAAAATCACATGAAATACAAAATGGTAAAAGTATAGATGATTTAAAATGGGAAATGGCTAAAGCAGATGCGATAGTAGGTGCAACGAATTATTCATTTATTACAACAGATGCTGTGAACTATGCACTTTCACGTGGCGCACAGTTCTTATCCATGCCAATGTCTACAAATAATGGTGAATCATTATTTGAACAGGAATTCTTAAAAATGGATCCTGATGAAGCCACAATGCTTGGAATGCCAATGTTCTGGGAATTACGTGATGCGAAAACAATACATGTCACGACTAAACGTGGTACAGACCTCACCTTTGATATCACAGATCGTTTTCCAGGTATCTTCCATGGTTCATTATGGGAAGTAGGAAAATGTTCATCATCCAGCTTTGAAATCTATATACCACCAGTAGAATATCATACAAATGGGACACTTATATTAGATGGATCAATGGGATATATAGGAATAGTGGATAAACCTGTAGAAATAAAAATAGAGAATGGTTATATCACTTATATCGAAGATACAGAAGATGGACGTAAACTGAAAGAATACTTAGAATCATTTGATGATTTAGAAATGTATTGTGCCGCAGAATTTGGAATAGGTTTAAATACAATATCTAAGTGTCGTGGAGCCAGCTATATTGAAGATGAATCAGCTTTTGGCACATTCCATATTGGTTTTGGTAGAAATCTTGCCTTAGGAGGCAGTCATAATGCCCGTGGACATTTTGATTTAGTGACACATAATCCAACTATTATTGTAGATGATAAGGTCATCATGAAAGATGGACATGCCAAGGCTATCCAGCCGATTGAATGGGGAGTATTATAG
- a CDS encoding DUF969 domain-containing protein yields MNDAIKLIGIVIVVIGFVMKFDTLATVVVAGLVTGLISGMSIMDILNTLGTAFLTNRTATLFILTLPVVGLCERMGLRDKAVDLIKGIKNATTGRLLVIWEGVRTVASAFSLRIGGHPQFIRPLINPMAQAAAIAKYGDIDEDTEDQIKGMAAATENYGNFFAQNCFMGASGTLLIVSTLNELFKSHGVSQVVTANQIALWSIPIAVISVFVGGAYALWFDKKLNKKYGKGGK; encoded by the coding sequence ATGAATGATGCTATTAAACTTATCGGTATCGTAATTGTCGTTATTGGGTTCGTAATGAAATTCGATACTCTTGCAACAGTTGTTGTTGCTGGTTTAGTAACAGGTTTAATCAGTGGTATGTCTATCATGGACATTTTAAATACACTAGGTACAGCCTTTTTAACTAACCGTACAGCAACTTTATTTATTTTAACTTTACCAGTTGTAGGTCTATGTGAACGTATGGGTTTACGTGATAAAGCGGTAGACTTGATTAAGGGTATTAAGAATGCTACTACAGGTCGCTTATTAGTGATCTGGGAAGGTGTGCGTACTGTTGCATCTGCATTCTCATTAAGAATTGGTGGTCATCCACAGTTCATCCGTCCATTAATCAATCCAATGGCTCAGGCTGCTGCGATTGCGAAATATGGTGATATTGATGAAGATACAGAAGATCAGATCAAAGGTATGGCTGCAGCTACTGAAAACTATGGTAACTTCTTTGCTCAGAACTGTTTCATGGGTGCTTCAGGAACATTACTTATTGTTTCAACTTTAAACGAATTATTTAAGTCACATGGTGTGAGCCAGGTTGTTACTGCTAACCAGATTGCATTATGGTCTATTCCAATTGCAGTTATTTCTGTTTTTGTTGGTGGAGCTTATGCTTTATGGTTCGATAAGAAACTTAATAAGAAATATGGAAAAGGAGGCAAATAA